A section of the Trichomycterus rosablanca isolate fTriRos1 chromosome 6, fTriRos1.hap1, whole genome shotgun sequence genome encodes:
- the LOC134317326 gene encoding RING finger protein 223 — MQEPELSTVITFKEALQNPETVLPKDENDLVWEASPECSICFTTYDNAFKTPKVLQCNHTFCLECLSRFIAVSSEQTSTQITCPLCRQPTSVPENGPPALTTSLELLSQLPSYQQQETNVWLEGKKLCYSNPMTPTCICIEIGGNKQENNNSTEHIEGYRNATLCCLGHYSSWKRLVIFIVVLLLLLIVIIWPMQCIFIRGLTSGCLSKHTGTITYPTASTSTVR, encoded by the coding sequence ATGCAGGAACCAGAGCTATCAACAGTGATAACTTTCAAAGAAGCTTTGCAAAACCCTGAGACAGTTCTCCCCAAAGATGAGAACGACCTAGTCTGGGAAGCATCTCCAGAATGTTCTATTTGCTTCACCACATATGATAATGCTTTTAAGACACCTAAGGTTCTGCAGTGTAATCACActttctgtctggagtgttTGTCGCGCTTCATTGCTGTTTCATCAGAACAAACAAGCACCCAGATCACCTGCCCTCTTTGCCGACAACCTACTTCTGTCCCTGAAAATGGTCCGCCGGCTCTGACGACCAGCCTGGAGCTCTTGAGCCAACTGCCCAGCTATCAACAGCAAGAGACAAATGTATGGCTAGAGGGGAAAAAGCTCTGCTACTCAAACCCAATGACACCTACCTGCATCTGTATTGAAATTGGAGGGAATAAGCAGGAGAATAACAACAGCACAGAGCATATAGAAGGTTATAGAAATGCAACACTGTGTTGTCTGGGTCATTACAGCAGTTGGAAGCGACTGGTGATTTTTATTGTAGTGCTGCTCCTATTGCTTATCGTAATCATCTGGCCCATGCAGTGCATTTTCATTCGGGGTTTGACATCAGGCTGCTTAAGTAAGCACACAGGCACCATTACCTATCCTACAGCGTCAACCAGCACTGTTAGGTGA
- the LOC134317327 gene encoding RING finger protein 223-like, which produces MQEPELSTVITFKEALQNPETVLPKDENDLVWEASPECSICFTTYDNAFKTPKVLQCNHTFCLECLSRFIAVSSEQTSTQITCPLCRQPTSVPENGPPALTTSLELLSQLPSYQQQETNVWLAGKKLCYSNPMTPTCICIEIGGNKQENNNSTEHMEGYRNATLCCLGHYSSWKRLVIFIVVLLLLLIVIIWPMQCIFIRGLTSGCLSKHTGTITYPTASTSTVR; this is translated from the coding sequence ATGCAGGAACCAGAGCTATCAACAGTGATAACTTTCAAAGAAGCTTTGCAAAACCCTGAGACAGTTCTCCCCAAAGATGAGAACGACCTAGTCTGGGAAGCATCTCCAGAATGTTCTATTTGCTTCACCACATATGATAATGCTTTTAAGACACCTAAGGTTCTGCAGTGTAATCACActttctgtctggagtgttTGTCGCGCTTCATTGCTGTTTCATCAGAACAAACAAGCACCCAGATCACCTGCCCTCTTTGCCGACAACCTACTTCTGTCCCTGAAAATGGTCCGCCGGCTCTGACGACCAGCCTGGAGCTCTTGAGCCAACTGCCCAGCTATCAACAGCAAGAGACAAATGTATGGCTAGCGGGGAAAAAGCTCTGCTACTCAAACCCAATGACGCCTACCTGCATCTGTATTGAAATTGGAGGGAATAAGCAGGAGAATAACAACAGCACAGAGCATATGGAAGGTTATAGAAATGCAACACTGTGTTGTCTGGGTCATTACAGCAGTTGGAAGCGACTGGTGATTTTTATTGTAGTGCTGCTCCTATTGCTTATCGTAATCATCTGGCCCATGCAGTGCATTTTCATTCGGGGTTTGACATCAGGCTGCTTAAGTAAGCACACAGGCACCATTACCTATCCTACAGCGTCAACCAGCACTGTTAGGTGA